gaaagaaagaaagagaagaagagaaagagaaagggagaacaaatACGGGATAAggagtaaaagaaataaagagaaaaaaaaaagagaaaggaagaaagaaaatacggaataaaaagaggaatgaaagagaaagggagaaaaaaatacatgatagagagatagaagagaaagacaaagagagaaagagaagaagagaaagagaaaggaagaaagaaaacacgggataaagagagaagaaagaaaagaagagaaagaagaaagagagaagagaaaggaagaaagaagagaaagagaaggaaagaaagagaagaagagaaagagaaagggaaaaaaatacgggataaaaagagaaagaaaaaaaagaaaaaagaaaaagaaaggaagaaagaaaatgcgtGATAACgagcgaaagaaaataaaaagaaaagaaagaaaagaagagagagagaaaggaagaaagaaaatacgggataaagtgagaaagaaaagaagagaaagagaaaaggaaaaagaaaatacgggataaagagaaaaagaaaataaaagaaagagaaagaaagaaaagaaaagaaagagaaagaaagaaaagaagagaaagagaaagaaagaaagaatataaataatgatagaaaagaaagagaaagaaaatacaagataatgaaagaaagaaaaggaaagaaagagaaaggaagaaaatactgaataaagaaagaagagaaaggaaagaaaaaaaaaatagaactgcGTAGCCAAATAACGTTTATCATCAAAAGACTTTTTCGCTGATTAAATTCCCGAAACTGATTCCTAATCGAATTGCAATCACCTGGAATCTGCATGTTGCAATACCTTTGCTCGATTGCTTGGGAGGGTGTTATTCAAGGCAATTGCAAAGATGTACAAGTGCAATATCCAGTTGTGGTAACAGAGGAATGCTCTTTgcttgattgaaaaaaaaaaaaaaagtggaaataatgatgatgataataataacttcatcTTTCctcaagataaagagagagagaataattaatttatttttctcttgcgttccttttcttcttcttttttcttcttcttcttcttcttcgttctttctcatcctctttctccttgtctttaccCGTTATttgatcacatttttttttttgttttttttttttttttgttaatgattcATCTccgattttatttgattttgattttctcAGTTTCTtgcctttttcactttttctttctctctttctttatttatttttacctgagagagaaagagagagagagagagagagagagagagagagagagagagagagagagtagtagtagtaggaggaggaggagaaggagggaagatataagagagaggaagagagagagaaagagagaaagagagtgagagagagagagagagagagagagagagagagagagagagagagagagagagagagagagaggcgtatgagggaagatataagagagagagagagagagagagagagagagagagagagagagagagagagagagagagagataaagagaaatagagattgggagagagaaagagtgagagagagtgagagagagagagagaggggggggggtaggagggaagatataagagagagggagaaagagagagagagagcgagagagagagagagagagagagagagagagagagagagagagagagagagagagagagagagaaagagagagagagagagaaagaaagaaagagagagagagagagagagagagagagagagagagagagagaaagagagaaacagagagaggggggggagtaggagggaagatataagagagagggagagagggagggagtgagagagaaagagagagagggagagggtgagagagagagagagagagagagagagagagagagagagagagagagagagagagagagagagagagagagacagagagagagagacagagagagagagagagaaagaaaaaagagagagagagagaagtaaatcgGAGAGCTCCAGAATCCGGGGCGAGTTGCCAgctatttctcatttttttataaaattggaCTATCATTAATTAACTACGAGAATTCCCCTTAGAATTACATTATATTTCTCCTAAATAAAGACCAGAGGAGTTCACCCTAAATTCACCCTCGATACAATGTACATTCAATTTAAATTTTACGTAAATTCACTTAAATTCAGATTTTTCCAAGCCAATAGCCAATTCCTCTTATATATTCCCTTGTGCTGAGATATAAATACCACGTTCACTGTGATTTCagtttattgttaatatatagatGGCTTATTAACAAGTGCTTAGCAAccgaggagtcagttattagtcttatctatctcattTCAACCCTTTTCCTAGATTTTCGAGAATactattttgttcttattgttatcagtagtttcgtagtattatgataatcatactatcagtaacgataataaaaacagtattgGTATAAATGGCACTGGAAAATAATCCCGAAAACTCAAGGAATATAGGAATTGACGATGGCGCCATCTATGTGCAATaaaattcaacaacaacaacaacagtgggcAGTACAAGGCTGACTGACGGCAAAGCATCACTAATTAGTACTGAGAGTTATTTTGcacccttgttttttttattcgtttgatCTTTGCGAGCCTATGGGACCGAGATGTCGTGGATTGGTCTTTATAAATCAACTGCTCTAAAACTATTTGTGGGAAAAAAACATTATGTTCATTCTTTTcaaccatttctctctttctctctttctctctttctcgctttctcgctttctctctttctctctttctctctttctctctttctctctttctctctttctctctttctctctttctctctttctctctttctctctttctctctttctctttctctctttctctcttttctctttctctttctctttttctttttctttttctttttctttttctttttctttttctttttccttttctttctctttctctttctctctctctctctgtgtatgtatttctgtatatctttctctctctctctctctgtatttctgtatttcttttctctcttcttcccctctcccctctctcctctcccctttcccttacacTCCTCATATGTGCTTATTTGCCAAGCCAAACCAGTATCAATGATTTGTTACTGAAATTCAACATTCTGGTATAACCTTCTGAAACATAAGGTGCAATAAAATGAATCCGTGAATCGTATTGTTTGGCAAATATTCGTATTCGTATTTCGTGAGGTAACAAATATCCTCATTCAACAAGGCTGCCGGATTATGAGGGAGCGTTCGCATGCGACTTATACGAACGCCCTTCAGTTAggataaaaggaggggagggacaaCTTATTAAGATAAGAGAGATTGATATTTAAATTAAATCGTTGTTTGCTAAGGAAATGATACACGATTAATGATGGCTCTACACGAGAAAGACGAAACAGagaagtgaaatatatatttatcaggatATATGAAGAAAGTCTCGCGTTAATATGAATTTATCGCATCTGAGAATAAACTTTGTAAGGCGCATTCGTATCATGACAGCTGTGAGGGAAGATAGCATTTTCTTCGAGTGAAATGTAAAGACatggtaaacacaaacacaaataaaagatgTGTAAtgaaaggagtgggagaagacaatagagagaaatacaaaggaaaaaaaaatcagaataagaaggaaaacgagggCATGTTTGTGCATTACCACAAACAATACAAAAACGCTGTAGCTAAAGgttttacgaaaaaaaatacaaatgcaaacaaaacatacatgagagaaaacacacacacacacacacaaatatatatgtgtgtgtgtgtgtgtgtgtatgtgtgtgtgtgtgtgtgtgtgtgtgtgtgtgtgtgtgtgtgtgtgtgtgtgtgtgtgtgtgtgtgtgtgtgtgtgtgtgaatgtaggtatgtatgtatacacgcacacacatttatctatatatatatatatatatatatatatatatatatatatatatatatatatcctggagTATGACATTAAACTGCTTCACAAAGAGATACCCCAGACCCCAGCAAGGGCCCTTCTGGCTATGTCCATACTGGTAGACCTGGTCCTCCCATCTGCTGGAGTACTGCCCATGGTACTTAGCCTAGCCAGCGCCTCGGGATAGGAGAAGGTAACTCTGATCCACCTACTGCCTTGTAGGGTATGTCTCCTCAGGAAACTTTGAATCCAAATCCACCTGCTGCCTTGCAGGTTAAGGTATTGGTCTACCAAATGCTAGAAATGGCAAGGGCAAACCACTGCTGTATTAGGCCCCGGAAACCCTTGGTTATgcacataaaaagaagaaagtttaACAGCGTAAATGGGGCCTCATCTAATGATGGCACTTCGCTCGGCACAGGTAACCACGGCTGCAGGCAGATGGCCCTGGAACGTCATCATGCTACTGCCTGCAATACGAGAGCAATCAGTGTAGCCACAGGGAACGTAAGATCATTATATCAAGCTGGAAAGCTGGAAAATGTGAAATGGGAAGCAACAAGATTAGGAATTAACATCCTTGGCATGTGTGAAGTAAGatggaaaggtagaggaaaatTTCAGTCAGATGatttcacacttatatatatttaggtggagaaaaacatgaaaaagtcgTTGCAATTCTTCTAGATCAAGAATCATTAAAAAATCTGCTTGTTTTTGGGGCATTTCCAGAAACAGTTCAGCTTGTGAAATTGAAAGGAAAGGATACCAACATTTCTATTGTGCAGAGATATACCCCAACATCTCTTAGTACAGAAGAAGAAATTGACCAGTTCTATGAAGAAATAGACAAAGCAAAAGAGCAATACGCCTCacaagatattgttattatcatgggaGACTATAATGCAAAAGTTGGTCAACAACGAGAGGGTTTTGCTGTTGGTGAGCATGGTCTAGGATTACGAAATGAAAGGGGCAACAAGCTGGCCGACTGGTGTAAAGCAAATGAGCAGCTTATAACGAACACTTGGTTTTATCATCATCCAGGACGCCGATGGACATGGAAGAGCCCAGATGATAATACCCGAAACCAAATTGATTACATCACAATTTGTAGATATAGTAATGCAGTAAAGCAGTCAAAGAGCTATCCAGGTGCTGATTGTGGAAGCGGTCATGTGCAAGTTATTTGTAAATTAAAGGTAAAAATgcgaaaattgaagaaaaaaaatggaactgCGTTTAAATTATATCCAACttcaaaataatataaacatcagAAGAGAAAATGCAGTGGCTGTCAAAAACCGTTTTGAGTTCTTAGAAGGTGAAGGTCAGCCTATATGGGAAGCTTTTAATGTTTCTCTGACAGAAACACCAAAAAAGATGATTCCAAAGAAAAGCAAGACAGCAAAAGGCAAATAGATGACCCAAGAAATAATCTGAATCTAATGGGTAATAGACAGAAGGCTAAAAGCGACCGCGTAGAATACAACCATTTGCACAAAACCATACAACGCATataaagaagtgaaaagagaagTGGCTAGACAATATGTGCTCAGAGATAGAACAAAAGATATACTTGgaaccaataaatatatacaagaaaataaagaccATTAGAGGAGAGAAAGTTCAATCATCTGCGGATGCATA
The sequence above is drawn from the Penaeus chinensis breed Huanghai No. 1 chromosome 17, ASM1920278v2, whole genome shotgun sequence genome and encodes:
- the LOC125034106 gene encoding craniofacial development protein 2-like; its protein translation is MSPQETLNPNPPAALQVKVLVYQMLEMARANHCCIRPRKPLVMHIKRRKFNSVNGASSNDGTSLGTGNHGCRQMALERHHATACNTRAISVATGNVRSLYQAGKLENVKWEATRLGINILGMCEVRWKETVQLVKLKGKDTNISIVQRYTPTSLSTEEEIDQFYEEIDKAKEQYASQDIVIIMGDYNAKVGQQREGFAVGEHGLGLRNERGNKLADWCKANEQLITNTWFYHHPGRRWTWKSPDDNTRNQIDYITICRYSNAVKQSKSYPGADCGSGHVRENAVAVKNRFEFLEGEGQPIWEAFNVSLTETPKKMIPKKSKTAKGK